The Ruegeria sp. SCSIO 43209 genomic interval GGCGATTCCAGTCGCGAAGCGGGCATCTTCAAGACACTATTTCACGACAAGATCATGGCGCTTTGCAGCCCAAGGTTTGCGCAACAGAATCCCATCAAACGTGTTGAAGATATTGCCAGGGTCCCCCTAATTCATCTCGACGCTCCGGATACCGGCTGGACCGACTGGCGTGCCTGGACCCGTAAACTGGGCTATGAAGGCCCGCTGAATTCCGCGCATCGGGTCAACAATTACACGATTGCGCTTCAGGCCGCTCAGGACGATATGGGCGCAGTGCTGGGATGGGAAGGACTGACCTCGGAACTGATCGCATCCGGAAAGCTGGTCAGGCTGTTGCCGCAAACCATCTCATCGCAACTGGATTTCTACGTGAAACTACACAACACCTCATCCGACCGCGCCAAGCTTGTGTTCAAGTGGCTCGGCCAAGCGGCTGACGGAAAGGTTTAAACTCGGCTCAGACCTGATCAGGACGAAATATCTTGTGAGCGAAGATCGAGGGCCTTACCGTTGATTTCTCGCAGTCCTGAATAAAAGCAAGAATACAAACACCGATCCGATTGAAGTTGTGACGATCCCCACCGGCAATTCCTGCGGAGCCAGCATAAGCCTGCTGAGAATGTCAGAGCCGGTCAACAAGGCAGCACCAACCATAGCGGCGGTTGGTAGAAGGTTTTTGTGCAAGGGACCTGCGATCCCGCGTGCAATATGCGGCACCATCAGACCGACAAAACCAATCACTCCGGCTACGGAAACAAACACGGCCGTTGCCAACGCTGCGGTGAAAAACATGCTGAACCGCAGACCCCGAACCGGCACACCCAGAGTAGCGGCAGTCAAATCCCCGGTCAGCAGCGCATCCAACCAGCGGCTGCGATAAAGCGAATAGCTCAGGATCAGCAGCAGACCGATGCACACCAGCGGGAACGTCTCCCAACGGGCCAGGCCCAGCCCCCCCAGCATCCAGAAGATGACAGAATGAGCGGCGCGGCTATCACCGGCGAAGATCAGATAGTTGGTGATGGCCGAAAACAAAAATGACACAGCCAGACCCGCAAGGATCAGCTTTTCCGGTGCGCTAGTGCGAAGCCCATGAACCAGCGCCAGCACGATGCCCGACGCCACAAGACCGCCGCAAAAGGCAGCCAGCGGCAGAGTCCAGAAACCCA includes:
- a CDS encoding iron ABC transporter permease, producing MGRLGLTLLLGAVVLTALLLISTIYGTTSIPLSDTFTAILRGTGLQDGEMSPLHRIVFDLRLPRALFAAVIGGGLGIVGVVLQTTTRNDLADPFLFGLSSGAAAGAVFVITVTGDILGFWTLPLAAFCGGLVASGIVLALVHGLRTSAPEKLILAGLAVSFLFSAITNYLIFAGDSRAAHSVIFWMLGGLGLARWETFPLVCIGLLLILSYSLYRSRWLDALLTGDLTAATLGVPVRGLRFSMFFTAALATAVFVSVAGVIGFVGLMVPHIARGIAGPLHKNLLPTAAMVGAALLTGSDILSRLMLAPQELPVGIVTTSIGSVFVFLLLFRTARNQR
- a CDS encoding LysR substrate-binding domain-containing protein; translated protein: MLNRPYDLPPVSSLISFEAAARHVSFKTAAEELNVTPAAISHQVKALENELQCALFLRHHRGVELTESGAYLLVALQRGLEGISEALGQLRRQYDRKGVTIRSTTAVSSLWLTPRLAQFWKQYGHVSVTQVVTDLGIDTSKCDLSIHYGDSSREAGIFKTLFHDKIMALCSPRFAQQNPIKRVEDIARVPLIHLDAPDTGWTDWRAWTRKLGYEGPLNSAHRVNNYTIALQAAQDDMGAVLGWEGLTSELIASGKLVRLLPQTISSQLDFYVKLHNTSSDRAKLVFKWLGQAADGKV